In Vicia villosa cultivar HV-30 ecotype Madison, WI linkage group LG7, Vvil1.0, whole genome shotgun sequence, the DNA window GAAAAGCACTTTTATGATAAGCATTTATATTACAAGCGCTTGATTAAGCTGTTTATTCAAACAAGGCCTTAATCAAATTCGGTTGTTTAAATAATGCTACATGAGCAATACATGTTTGACTATTACAGGTTGCGTCGTTGAAGTTAGATGAATGGTCAGAGGAACAAGTCGACGCATTAGAGAAGTTAGGTGGAAATAcattgttaaataaaaaatacgaAGCTTTCCTCCCAAGTaatataaaaaaaccaaaaccaCATACCTCGATCGAAGACCGCTCCGATTATATCAGGTAACTAAACAAAACATAACTCTCTTTTTGTATTTTGTTGAGGAGTTTGAATTGCGCCATTCTTATTAGGAAATCGTCTATTGGTTTTTCAGGAAAAAATATGAGCAACTACAGTTTATGGAGTGTGATGACAATTCAGCATGTGCAATCGTACCAGCTCGAGGAAGAAGTTTATCAATGGCTCAGAGTAGTTCTTCGTGTTACACTTTTCATATGGAAAACAAAAAATACGACAAAACCCCAACCAAACATCGCATTGGAAACGCGTTTCGAAATAGCTGGACAAGAAAAGATTCGGAGCACAAGTCTTCGAAGAAGAGCTCCTCGTTGGTAATGTTTTCAGTTCATGAATGCTAGTTCTATTCGCAATCCTTCATATAAACTGAAATACTCCTTTTTGAGTCGATTGATGCAACAAATGTGACAAACAAATTTAAACTTATTGAAatgcttatttttgttttgaatacTTAGTTTGGTTTCAATTTACTGTTATAGGCAGGTATGGTTGAATTTGTTGGGTTGATTAAGGTTAATGTTGTGAAAGGCACTCACCTGGCTGTTAGAGATGTAATGACGAGTGACCCGTATGTGATCCTTTCTTTGGGACACCAAGTGAGCATTCTTCTCTCAACTACTACAAAAATACTCCCTCTGGTCGCTATTATCTTTTTAGATATATTGAATAATCAATGAATCAAGATTATATATGGATCAGATATATTGATTATTTAATGTATCTAAAAGGTGAACTTTTTCTTATAATAAAGAACAGAGGGAGTATATATAAAATGGAGGAAATGAAATGTGTATAGTGTAACACTTTGAGTATATGTTCTTGCAGTCCGTAAAAACGCGTGTTATAAAGAATAATTTGAATCCAGTTTGGAATGAAAGTTTGATGCTATCAATTCCAGAAAACATCCCTCCCCTTAAAGTGGTATGTTCAATTGTATTTTTCAGTTTGTGTTCATCATAAAGAGGAAAGGTTTCCAAAATGGCATACTTTTTGCAGAGTTTTATTTGTGTGGCCAAGTCTTACTTTCGAATATGGATTTCCGGCATTCACAAAGTCATTGATTTGGAGTATTAGATGAAGATCGAATGGCTTAGTTCTGACTTTTAATAGTAGACCCGATTTGTTAAGTTCAAAAGATGGAGCATTTACTCTTTATCTAATAGTCCAAATCGTTGCTTTACAATTGCAAGTGTGCAATTCCTTGACGATAATTAGTGGGAAGCGTTTCTTTCTTGATGCCATTTTAAATGACAATCATGTTTGATTAGATCTATTGTGGTTGCTATGCAGCTAGTGTATGACAAGGATACATTTTCAACCGACGATTTCATGGGCGAAGCTGAAATAGACATTCAACCACTAGTTTTAGCTGCGATTGCATATGAAAAATCTACGGTGAACGAGTCGATGCAGCTAGAGAAATTTGTAGCAAGCAGGGACAACTCTCTTGTAAGAGATGGTGTGATATCTCTTGATGAAGGGAGGATCAAACAAGAAATCTCAGTGAGGCTACAGAATGTTGAGAGAGGAGTTCTTGAGATTGAGCTTGAGTGTGTTCCTCTTACTCAATAGCTTGGATTGAAAGTTAAGGGCCAAGAGGACTCAGTTTTGGAGCATAAATCATCTCAAGATTATTAATTTGTTTGTAAATTGTTATGTGTCTTTCCCTCTTGTATTTTGTTACGTGACTTGAGGGAATTGCTCCTCTACTAATGGTTCTTAAGGAGTTAACTTGGTTTCCCAATTATACTTTCAAACACTTATTGTGAAAATCTTGACAACTTTTCTATGAAGGATTAAGAATTTATTGATTATTTGTAAAAGGTTTATCCATAAACTTTTACATTTCTTGGAACACCGTAACTCTATAAATAAAACATACTAATTTTTCTTTGTTGACATATACGGTGTAAGTGTAAAGATATGATGTAACAAAAAGGAGTATAAACATAgcaaaattcttcaaaataaggtgatgttttgagttttgtacTTCTTTGATCTCATTATGAGCGTCTAGTGTTACATTtctaaaaaaacaatataaatccaaaatgaattttattttatttggcgtttgacTCGATAGGGAGGATCACGGTTCGATTCTCCGCAACTGCGATGTGGAGGAGGctgaaaccacttgatgtcagaactaACCCACAAATCAAACTATACTACCCAAAACCAGACTATACTAGTGGTGAATTCGTTTTAATCTGCAAAGCACCAAATTTGTTGACAAATTCTAAATCTTCCTCATCATCAACAATCTCATATATTTCATCTATTTTGCTAAAATTCGAGGGATAAATTATTTAGATGATACATCTTCGAATCCAAGCAATTACATTTTATCaccttttaatttataattttttataacctATTATCTCAATTTTGCTGAAAACTGAGGGATAAAGTATTTAGATGACACATCTTCGAATTCCAGCAATTACATTTTATCATCTTTTAATTTTGTTAAGATTTTTTTATGACATATTACCTCGGTTTTATTGAAACACGAGGGGtaaatttgtgtattttttaatttttatttatgagaaatttgacgaaaaaaattaagtaacaaaattttccatccatgaGTAAAGTGACAATGGTCTAGACAGTGTTAACTCATCAATCCACATGAATCATTAGTGATCCGTGTAAAACTTTCACTAGTCAATCAAAACGTGAATGCCACAACTTAAAAATGTGTTGGGTCTATGATTTACACCTCAATTTTTTGTTGGGTGAGGTAAAATTTCgttataaaatgtattatttatagtaatGAATGGATCGAATGTCGAATTGatctaatttttaaattttgataaaaaaaatatactcaagtggaataaattaaaattaaaaaaatgaaataaagagatcaataaatcaattttaaaaattaagggactaaaaaaaatttaaaagtaaaataaaaaggtCAAGGTTGCAATTAAGTTAGCACTAGCTAGTATTAATTTCATCTATTTCATAAAAAGTGTTTTATTTTAGTAATTCATggttcttaaaaaaatattagatgtgttaattttaatgataaaacttAAATCATTTATTAGAATATCCTTATAAATTAGAGTTAGCGGAgtagttgaataaaataaaaattaataaataagagtataatagtgcaaaaaataataataataaatattgctCTGGTATTATAAAGAgacaattattttgaaaaaaaattataaataagataTTTTTTATGAGACAATTATTTAGAGAATATCTTATCCCACCCCTTGGATCTCTCTTGCACCATGCGAGTTCCCTAAAAAGTCCCCTTGTTGTAGATGTACCTCTGAAAGCACCATTTTTTGATTTTCAAGTTGTGTTGttccgtaaatgcatctacggaagcatctAATGTTATGTTCACGTCAGACtcttctcctccctcattcttcacttttcatattttcaaactcTCAATCTCTCCCaacatcaaaaatcaaacttacACCAAACTTCGTTATTTTCTCTCGAGTTCGGCTTTGAAGATCAacatcaacaatcaacacattcaaacatcttcaaaactcaatttaatcggtaagttttcgagTTATTTTCGAGTATTTCCCATAATAGAGTTAGGATACAAGTAAACGTTCAAAACTCATTCCGACTcgttcaaaactcaatttaatcgatAGGTATTGTTTGTTGAGTTTTGCAATGTTTTGAACAGTACGGACAGACGTCATTGTTGAGGTTTGAAAGCTGCAAAatattctgtagatgcatctacggaacatgtAAACGTAATGAGTTTTGGATGCTTTCGTAGTTGTATCTACGGAAGAAAGAAAAATCAgttttttgtttttccttttatttttataacttaattGTATCTAATTCGACTTTATTTGTAATACGCAGACATTATAGGCAACCAGCTAGACCACATTATAACTAGGAGGACTGCATAGCATGCATTCGTGCGACGTGCACGGGTGGAGATATacgctaggggtggcaaaacgggcctggcccgcggggaaagcccgttttacccgcactttttcgcgggaCGGGGGGAGGTTTTAGGCTCGCTCCCTTTAGTAtgtccgccccgccccgccccgtttttttgcgggcttttgcgggcatgagctttttcattcaattttactatttttaggcctaaaaggttcaatgcccgcgggcttttcccgccctcacttttttgcggagcggggcaaggttttagaccctcACTCTCTAATATGCCTGCTCCGCCCGGCCCcatttttcgcgggcttttgcggggcgggcatgcccgtttgccacccctaatagaCGCACAGGTGACAGATGACACCTCCATTCcatgtgttgtatgatgaaaATAGATTCAGTGCAGATCAACtacaaaattttattaataacttATGCTACACGTAATTTAAGACAACTAAAACTTTGTAGTTGTTCTGCactaaatctattttcatcatacAACACATTGTAATGTGTTTGCCGACTATGCTCCGGAAGAATTCAGTTATCTTGGATAACGTCAAAGAAGTTATGCTTTACTGTTGATGTTGCCTTGGCTTATTTTGGAgccttattttgtttgaatatggattAGAACTACAAAACTCATCAGTCTCAGTTTGACCACACTTTTGATAtctgtatttttattagattgatgtaattttaatttgattatgttTGTCACTATTTGAAAGATTTATACAATGTTTTCTTTTTGTGTACTGTATATACCATTGCGTTTACTTTACACTACTATGATGTACTATATTTTGACACTatttaaaagtttttaaaatataacatcatgttccgtaggtacatctacgaagCACTATATTTTGAACACGTTTCGTAAATATACctacagaaataaataaatttttaaaaataaaaaaattctttcaGAAGTGCTCTACGAAATTGAGAGATATAATTGAAATTTTGCTGGACGGCTTTAGAAAATTAAGGAGTGTAATGAAATTTTCTCATTATTTATTTAAGGAGTGTCTACATCCTTTATGTTGTAAGGAATATTTGTCTTTGTTTAGGACTAACATCACCATGAACATCATGTAATGAATTTGTGGCCTACATTCGAAGCCGCTATAACCTCGGTCGTTGAGAATAGCAAAGAGTTCAACTAAATCCTCCCTCTTAATTTCTATTAGTGCATTATTAAGTATTTAGGAAAAACGTGGGGTAtaagaaaatcaaattttcaatcaaaatgtAAAGTATTTAAAACtaaacacaaaatttaattaatcataaagCTCAAGTCGAATTTGGATAAGAATGATAGCTCACCTTTTACCTTAACGTGATACCTTCCTCCACGAACTTTATTATGGCCAGCTCAAAAGTTAGGAatttaagtgttttattaaaGAAATGTacaataaaatgttcattcatcTTTTGAAGTTGTTGTGCAGTCTCAGACGGAAAATTGAAATCTAACCCGCAATTTATTCAATAATTTGACGGAACGGGACCTGTATGTTTTGCTTTACTTGTATATCTGTTATTTGTATGTCAAGAAAGAAATAAGAAATCACTTTATTAAGTGTAATTAAACTTTCAAATCAAATTGTTACGAACGCAATTTCCTTCTTCCTTCTCCTTCAAATAAAACAAGTGtgagaagaaagagaaaatgaataaaaaattataaatcaaaGAAGAGAGATGAAAtataagagagatagagagaaattAGTGAAGAAGAGGATCCAAGCCCCAATAAACATGTATTTGATGAAAATATAATtaacatttttaattatatttttttaatatttaatttattaaaataactattagttattaatttttaattaatgtttaattttgtaatatgataataattaattttagttttaaattatattttaaaatgataagtaaataattaattttcttttgattggttaaaaattcAAAACAAGTTACATTAGAGAGACAGGATGTAATAAATGTCAGAATTAGTATAATCTAAGTACATTTTATCTCTTAAAATTATCTTTAATATCCACCTTTTATCCCGCATATCTCTCTATAAGTGTTTATTAGCTCTTACTACTGTTTTTTCATTGAAAACTTAACTTTTTAATGAATACGTTATGCTGAAATAAACTTACAAAAATTGATGGGTTGTTAGCAAAAAAAAGTTGTCTCGTATGAGAGAATAAATGATAGAGAAATGTTTCTAGTTTCCTAGAAGTTGCTGAAATTGAATGCTAGAGTACCAAACATAAAACACAAAGTTGAAATCTCCCATAAAACATTCAGTGCCAACTGCTAAAATGCGGTTGAATTTAAACAAATCACAATTATTTTGCAGTACTGTTGCATAACAGAATCTGAAAAACCAGCTTTTTTCTGTAATCCGCATTTAACAGCACTAATGACTAATCACATAGATTAAACATGGTAGTTACGAATTTTCATTACTATCACAATAATGAAAATTACACAAAATTACTAGTACTTCATTTCTTCAGGCCCTATGTTCTATCAGAAATCAAATGCAACAAGACACAAGAGAAATCAAATATAGAAATACAAGACACAATAACAACAAACCACACTATAAATTTCAATTGTCAATAGTATTTGTTAATTCCTTGAAGGAATCATATATCATTACACTAAATATTTACATCCCCTTGATGAGAAACACTCTTCACCAGGAATGAACTACAACATCTGGATGATATAAAAGCACGCTCTTGAACCAAATCATGTTCAAGGAGCTGAAAACACCATTGCTTCAACTCATCACACAATTcctataaacaaataaatataaaccAACAATATAGAATTCAAAGAGAACTTTGAACCATAATATAACCAAGATTTTGATGGCAGCAGCTGATGTGGTCTCAACTGGAGTCCCATTCACGATACACCCGCATCGTAAACTTTACTCGATATTACAAAGAATCCTCATTCATGATGGCTAATGTGGTCGCGCAGAATCACTTTATTTAAACCATCTATAACCTAAACCGAACACATATCATCAACACCACCAACAACTGAACAACTCGAATTCCTCGATCTTGATCAAATTATATATCAAACCCTAAAAACTTGCAAGCAAGCAATAATAAACAAGCTGCAATTGCAAAAACACGAACTACTAATAAACACAAAGAATCTCAAGAACTGCAACAATTCGGACACCGAACCAATCCATTTTCATTACACTCCAAACACCTCTTCAACACCTCTTCATCCTCATCAAAAACCTTCCTACTTCCACTACAATTCCCACAAGGCATAAACCTAATATCCCCACAGCTCTCACAAACAAACCCCGCCTTCGTCTTCGGAAAACCCTCCAAGATC includes these proteins:
- the LOC131618461 gene encoding probable ADP-ribosylation factor GTPase-activating protein AGD11; the encoded protein is MSSQHENSDMKDLPGPHKRISNLMHQAGNKFCADCGTPEPKWVSSSLGVFICIKCSGIHRSLGVHISKVASLKLDEWSEEQVDALEKLGGNTLLNKKYEAFLPSNIKKPKPHTSIEDRSDYIRKKYEQLQFMECDDNSACAIVPARGRSLSMAQSSSSCYTFHMENKKYDKTPTKHRIGNAFRNSWTRKDSEHKSSKKSSSLAGMVEFVGLIKVNVVKGTHLAVRDVMTSDPYVILSLGHQSVKTRVIKNNLNPVWNESLMLSIPENIPPLKVLVYDKDTFSTDDFMGEAEIDIQPLVLAAIAYEKSTVNESMQLEKFVASRDNSLVRDGVISLDEGRIKQEISVRLQNVERGVLEIELECVPLTQ